A window of Pseudomonas alcaliphila JAB1 genomic DNA:
CTGGGCGTACTGCTCAAGGAACTCAACCCCGGCATCACGCTGGAAGTGGTGGAGCTGCGCGAGTCCGGCGCAGTGGAAAGCTCCAACCCCTGGAACAACGCCGGCACCGGTCACGCCGCGCTGTGCGAGCTGAACTACACCCCGGAAGGCGCGGACGGCAGCATCGACATCAAGAAGTCGGTGAACATCAACGCCCAGTTCGAGGAGTCCAAGCAGTTCTGGGCCTACCTGATCGAAAAAGGCGCGATCAACGCGCCGAAGACCTTCATCAACCCGGTGCCGCACATGAGCTTCGTGCGCGGCAACAGTGGTATTGCCTTCCTCAAGAAGCGCTTCGAGGCCCTGCGTCAACATCACGCCTTCGCCGAGATGGAATACACCGAGGATCGCGCCACCATCGCCGAATGGGCGCCGCTGCTGATTCCGGGCCGTGATGCCAACGAGCCGCTGGCGATGACCCGCGTGCAGGCCGGTACCGACGTCAACTTCGGCGCGGTCACCGAGCAGATGCTCGCCTACCTGACCACCCAGCCCGACGCCAAGGTCACCTGCAACCAGAAGGTCACCGACCTCAAGCGCGACGGTGAAGGCTGGCTGGTGGATATCAAGGACACCCGCTCCGGCGCCACGCGCCAGCTCAAGAGCAAGTTCGTCTTCCTTGGCGCTGGCGGCGGCGCACTGCCGCTGCTGCAGCTGTCCGGCATCCCCGAAGGCAAAGGCTTCGGCGGCTTCCCGGTGAGCGGCCAGTGGCTGCGTTGCGACAACCCTGAGATCGTCAAGCAGCACCAGGCCAAGGTCTACAGCCAGGCTGCCGTCGGCTCACCACCGATGTCGGTACCGCACCTCGATACCCGCGTGGTCGATGGCAAGAAATCCCTGCTGTTCGGCCCCTACGCCGGCTTCACCACCAAGTTCCTCAAGCACGGCTCGTTCCTTGACCTGCCGCTGTCGGTACGCCCCAACAACCTCGGCCCGATGCTGGCGGTGGCGCGCGACAACATGGACCTGACCCGCTACCTGATCAAGGAAGTGATGCAGTCCGAGGAACAGCGCCTGAACACCCTGCGCGGCTTCTACCCCGAAGCCAAGGCAGAGGACTGGCGCCTGGAAGTCGCTGGCCAGCGCGTGCAGATCATCAAGAAGGACAGCAAGAACGGCGGCGTGCTGCAGTTCGGCACCGAACTGGTGGCTGCAGCCGACGGCACCATCGCCGCATTGCTCGGCGCCTCGCCGGGTGCCTCGGTCACCGTGTCGATCATGCTCGACCTGATTCGCCGTTGCTTCCCCGAGCAGGCCAAGAGCGACGACTGGCGCAGCAAACTGGACGAGATCTTCCCGGCCATGGCCGATGTTCTGTCCAGCGACGCCGCGCGCTACCACGAAGTGCAGACGCAATCGAATCAGCGCCTGCAGCTCGACATCCCCAGCGCCTGATCGTCACGCACAAAAAACCGCCCTTCGGGCGGTTTTTTATGGGGTTACTGCTGACCCCAAGGCAGGATCGGAATGGCCGTCACCGCATTCTGCGGGCTACCCTCGATCACCCGGTCGCTGTAGACCAGATACACCAGGGTGTTGCGCTTGCTGTCGAAGAAACGCACCACCTGCATGGTCTTGAACACCAGCGAAGTGCGCTCCTTGAACACCTCCTCGCCGTCCTTGAGCGTGCCCTTGAATGCAATGGGACCAACCTGGCGGCAGGCGATGGAGGCCTCGGCCCGATCCTCGGCCAGGCCCAGACCACCCTTCACCCCGCCGGTCTTGGCACGCGACAGGTAGCAGGTCACGCCGTCCACCTTGGGGTCATCGAAGGCCTCGACGACGATCTTGTCGTTCGGCCCAACCCATTTGAACACCGTCGACACCTCACCGATGGTCTCGGCCAGCGTCAGGCTGGGCAGCATCAGCAGGCTCAGCACATATCCCTTGAACAGACGCATACATGCTCCTTAGACGAGAATCAGATTGTCGCGATGCACCAGCTCCGGCTCATCGACATAGCCCAGCAGCTTCTCGATGGCGTCCGACGGCTGGCCGATGATCTTCTGTGCTTCCAGCGCGCTGTAGTTGACCAGGCCACGCGCAACCTCACGGCCGTCAGGCGATACGCAGACCACCATCTCGCCACGGCGGAAGCTACCCTGCACCGCCTTCACCCCCACCGGCAGCAGACTCTTGCGATCCTGGCTCAGCGCCTTCACCGCACCGGCGTCCAGCACCAGGGTGCCACGGGTCTGCAGGTGGCCAGCCAGCCACTGCTTGCGCGCCGCCAGCAAGCCGCGCTCGGGCGCCAGCAACGTGCCCAGACGCTCGCCCGCCTTGAGCCGCGCCAGCACCTGCTCGATGGCACCGCCAACGATCACCGTATGCGCGCCGGAGCGCGCAGCCAGACGCGAAGCACGCAGCTTGGTCTGCATGCCGCCACGGCCCAGCGCACCACCGACGCCACCTGCCACGGCATCCAGTGCCGGATCATCGGCGCGGGCTTCGAAGATCAGCTCGGCATCGGGGTTGTGGCGCGGGTCGGCGTTGTACATGCCGTCGCGGTCGGTGAGGATCACCAGCAGATCGGCTTCCACCAGGTTGGCTACCAGCGCGGCCAGGGTGTCGTTGTCGCCGAAGCGGATTTCATCGGTGACCACGGTGTCGTTCTCGTTGATCACCGGGATCACGTCGAGATTCACCAAGGTGCGCAGGGTACTGCGCGCGTTGAGATAGCGCTTGCGGTCGGAGAGATCGTCGTGCGTCAGCAGCACCTGTGCGGTACGCCGGTTGTGCTCGGCAAAGCTCGACTCCCAGGCCTGCACCAGGGCCATCTGGCCAATGGCGGCAGCGGCCTGCAGCTCGTGCATCGCGCTAGGTCGGCTGGTCCAGCCCAGGCGGCTCATGCCGGCTGCCACCGCGCCGGAAGATACCAGCACCAGTTCCACGCCCTGCTCACGCAGCGCGACCATCTGCTTGACCCACACCGCCATGGCCGCACGATCCAGGCCACGCCCGTCGGCGGTCAGCAGCGCGCTTCCGATCTTCACCACCCAGCGCCGCGCGCCGGTCACCTTGTCACGCATGATCTTCCAACCTTAGCCAGAAAATGATGGGGTCCACCCCACCTACAAAAACGCCGCAATTAAGCGGCGTTGGAAATTTGCTTAATCCCGGACGTAAATGATTTCCGGGCCATCGTCGTCTTCTTCATCGAGGAAGTCATCGTCCTCGTCGATATCGTCGACGCTGCGCACACCGGATTTACGCAACGCACGCTGATCGTCCAGTGCCTGCAGACGGGCACGCGCCTCGTCTTCGATGCGCTGATCCAGCTCGGCCAGTTCCTCGGCGAATACCGGGTCCTCGGCGATGCGCTCGGCACGCACTTCCAGGTAATGCATGATGTCGCGACTGATGCGCTCGGTGCCGTCGCGGCTGATGGCCGAGACCACGTAAACCGGGCCCTGCCAGTTCAGACGGGCAACGATATCGGCCTTGCGCGCCTCACGCTCGTCCTCGGGCACCTGGTCCATCTTGTTCAGCACCAGCCAGCGATCGCGCTCAGCCAACGCCGGGCTGAAGCGCCCCAGCTCGTCGATGATCACCTGCGCAGCCTCGGCCGGATCGCTCTCGTCCAGCGGTGCCATGTCCACCAGGTGCAGCAGCAGGCGGGTACGCGCCAGGTGCTTGAGGAAGCGAATACCCAGGCCGGCACCGTCCGAAGCGCCTTCGATCAGCCCCGGAATGTCGGCGACGACGAAGCTCTTGAAGCGATCGACGCTGACCACGCCCAGGTTCGGCACCAGGGTGGTGAAGGGGTAATCGGCGACCTTCGGCTTGGCCGCGGAAACGGCGCGAATGAAGGTGCTCTTGCCGGCATTGGGCAGACCGAGCAGACCAACGTCGGCCAGCACTTTCAGCTCGAGCTTGAGATCACGCGACTCGCCCGGTTTGCCCGGCGTGGTCTGGCGCGGCGCACGGTTGGTACTGGACTTGAAGCGGGTGTTGCCCAGGCCGTGCCAGCCGCCCTGAGCGACCATCAGGCGCTGACCGGGCTTGACCAGGTCACCAATCACTTCCTGCGTGGCCACGTCGATCACCGTGGTGCCAACCGGTACCGGCAGGATCAGGTCCTCGCCCTTGGCGCCGGTGCAATCGGTGCTGCCGCCCTTCTCGCCATTCTGCGCGTTGAATTTACGCGTATAGCGGTAATCGATCAGGGTGTTGAGGTTGGCATCGGCCTCGAGGAATACCGAGCCGCCGTCGCCACCGTCGCCGCCGTTGGGGCCGCCCTTCTCGATGAATTTCTCGCGACGGAAGGCCATCATGCCGTTACCGCCGTCACCGGCTTTTACAAAAATTGAAACTTCGTCGACAAATTTCATTAGTCTGCCTCCCGCTTCATCTGCGGGCTGGGGGAACGCTTGCCAAATCATCCAGAACTAGCGGATTGGGCAAGCGAACCAAAGATACACAAACAAAAAAGCCCCGTCCTACGGACAGGGCTTTTCCAGCGCGTAGGCGATTAGGCCTGAACGACGCTCACGTAGCGACGGCCGAAAGCGCCCTTCACTTCGAACTTGACCACGCCTTCGACTTTAGCGAAGAGGGTGTGGTCTTTGCCCATGCCCACGCCGAAACCAGCATGGAACTCGGTGCCGCGCTGACGAACGATGATGTTGCCGGCCTTGATGACCTGACCACCATACATTTTCACGCCAAGGCGTTTACTTTCGGAATCGCGGCCGTTACGGGTAGAACCGCCAGCTTTTTTGTGTGCCATGAGTCAATACTCCTATAAAGGATCGGGGCCGACGAATCAGGCCTGGATACCGGTGATTTTGATCTCAGTGAACCACTGACGGTGGCCCTGACGCTTCATGTGGTGCTTACGACGGCGGAATTTGATGATGCGTACTTTATCGTGACGGCCTTGCGACACGACTTCGGCAACCACTTTAGCGCCGTCTACGACCGGAGCGCCGATCTGAACGTCGTCGCCATTGCCGATCAGCAGAACGCGATCGAAAGTCACGGCTTCGCCGGTAGCGACTTCGAGCTTCTCGATCTTGAGGAATTCGCCTTCGGTGACTTTGTATTGCTTGCCACCAGTAACAATTACTGCGTACATGGTAAATCTCCGTTGATCCTGCTCACCCAGCGCTTTAGAAAAGTCGTTATTGGCTGGCATGGCTGCTTGGGGCCGGAAGTGACACCCTTGCAATTGCGTAAGGCAGGGAAATGCCCAGGGGGAAGTTCAGGGTGCGCGATTGTACGCAAGCGCCGAACGCTTCGCAAGGGGCGCCAGTGCTTGCCTTGACAGCCCCTACCCCGCCACCTAGCATGCCGCGCAACCTCAAAGGAGCACCAGTCGCCGATGCAACCCCAGGCTTTCTACCGCGTGGTAGCGGACGATTTCACCGCCGTCGATGGCATCATTCGCCAACAGGTGGTTTCCCGCGTGCCGCTGGTGGAAAAGATCGGCGACTATATCATCTCCGCTGGCGGCAAGCGCCTGCGCCCGTTGCTGGTGCTGCTCAGCGGTCGCGCACTGGGTTACCAGGCCGACGACCTGCGCCTGCTGGCTGCCACCATCGAGTTTCTGCATACCGCCACCCTGCTGCATGACGATGTGGTTGACATGTCCGACATGCGCCGTGGCCGCAGCACCGCCAATGCCCAGTGGGGCAACGCACCGAGCGTGCTGGTGGGCGACTTCCTTTATTCACGCTCGTTCGAAATGATGGTCGAGCTCGGCTCCATGCCGGTGATGAAGATTCTCTCCCACGCCACCCGCGTGATCGCCGAAGGCGAAGTACTGCAGCTGTCCAAGGTGCGCGACGCCAGCACCACGGAAGAGACCTATATGGAAGTCATCCGCGGCAAGACCGCGATGCTGTTCGAGGCCTCGACCCACAGTGCCGCCGCCCTGGCCGGCGCCAACGAGGCGCAGCGCGAAGCCCTGCGTACCTTCGGCGACCACCTGGGTATCGCCTTCCAACTGGTCGACGACCTGCTCGACTACAAGGGCGACGCGGCCGAACTGGGCAAGAACGTCGGTGACGACCTGGCCGAAGGCAAACCGACCCTGCCGCTGATCTACACCATGCGTGAAGGCACCGAGGAACAGGCCGCGCTGGTACGCCGTGCGATTCAGAAAGGCGGTATCGAAGACCTGGAAAGCATCCGCGCCGCCGTGGATGCAGCCGGCGCTCTGGAGTACACCGCACAACTCGCCCGCGACTACGCCGAACGCGCCATTGCCTGCCTGGAAGTGCTGCCGGCCGGCGAATATCGCGATGCACTGATCGAGCTGAGCCGTTTCGCCGTCGCGCGCACGCACTAAGCGACGAAATCGAGACAGGTAGCCCGGATGCAATCCGGGGCGGGTTTACGGGATATGACCATTCCCGGATTACATCCGGGCTACGGGTTCGCGATACACGGCACAGCCACAAACAAAAACGCCCCGAACCAGTCGGGGCGTTTTGCGTTCAGGCCTGGCGGATTAGCAGGCCGTTGAAAAACGTAGGCGAGGCAGCCAGTGCAAGGCAAAAACAGGCGAAAAAGCGCAGTTTACGAGTTGTAAATGAGCATTTTGAGCCTGTTTTTAACGCAGCAATGGCAACGCAGGTAGTTTTTCAACAGCCTGTTACAGACGCAGGCCGCCGTCCAGCTCCAGAATGCGCCCCGTGTAGTAGTCGTTTTCCAGAATGTAGGCCACCGAATGGGCGATCTCGGCCGGCTTGCCCATGCGCTTGAGCGGAATACCCGAAGTCATCTTCTCCAGCGCTTCCGGCTTCATGCTGCCGGTCATCTCGGTTTCGATGAAGCCCGGCGCCACACCCGCGACGCGGATGCCGTAACGCGCCAGCTCCTTGGCCCAGACCACGGTGTCGGCAGCCACGCCCGCCTTGGCCGCGGAGTAGTTGGCCTGCCCCATGTTGCCGGCACGCGAGATCGAGGAAATGTTGACGATGGCGCCCTGGTTGCCCAGCTCGATCATCTTCGCCGCCACTTCGCGAGTGCAAAGGAATACGCCGGTCAGGTTGACATCGATCACCGCCTGCCACTGCGCCAGGCTCATCTTGGTCATTTCGCCATCTTTCACGCGGATGGTCAGGCCATCGCGCAGGATGCCGGCGTTGTTGACCAGGCCGTTGATGGCACCGAAGTCATCGGCCACCTGGGCGACCATATGGGTCACCTGCTCTTCATCGGCCACGTTGCACAGGTAGCTGCGGGCATCGCCACCGGCGGCCTTGCAGGCAGCCACGGCTTCGTCGAGTTTTTCCTGATTCAGATCGACCAGCGCCAGCTTGGCGCCCTTGGCCGCCAGGTACTCACCCATGGCGCGGCCCAGTCCCTGGCAACCGCCAGTGATGATGATGACTTTGTCTTTCAGTTGCATCGCTTTATCCCCTCAAGGTGCAGCATTTACCGACCCCGCTGATGCCCGCTAACCGCTATGCTAGGGCGTCTGTCCGTTTATTAGGAATCTGTTCACGGTCTTGCGAGCTAGAGCGATACAAGGCAAAAACAGGCGAGGAAGCGCAGTTTACGAGTTGTAAATGAGCATTCCGAGCCTGTTTTTAACGCAGTAGCGCCGACGCGCAGCTGACTATGAACAGGTTCCTACGGATTCTTTGCGAGGAGTCATAAGGTGAGCGTGAAAGCCGGCAAGCATGCACGAGAATTGCTGCTCAAGGAATACCGTGGCGTGCTCAGCACCCACTCCAAGGCCATGCCGGGTTTCCCTTTCGGATCGGTGGTGCCCTACTGCCTGGACGCCGAGGGCCGCCCACTGATCCTGATCAGCCGCATCGCCCAGCACACCCATAATCTCGGGCAGGACGCCAAATGTTCGCTATTGGTCGGCGAACGTGGCGCAGAGGATGTGCAGGCGGTTGGCCGCCTCACTTTGCTCGCCGAAGCACGACAGTTGCATGACGAGGACGAAATCGAAGCGGCCGCACAGCGTTATTACCGCTTTTTCCCCCAGTCGCGCGACTACCATCGGGCGCATGATTTCGATTTTTGGCGGCTGGAGCCGGTGCGCTGGCGCTTCATTGGCGGCTTCGGCGCCATTCACTGGCTCGACCAGGTGGCCCTGGCCAATCCTTTCGCGGCGGACGGCAGCGAAGCGAGCATGGTCGAGCACATGAACGACGACCACGCCAGCGCCATCGCGCATTACGTCGAACTGGCCGGCCTGCCGCAACACGAACCCGCGCAGATGGCCGGTGTCGACAGTGAAGGCTTTCATCTGCGCATCGGCCAGAGCCTGTATTGGCTGCCCTTTCCCGCACCCTGCAGCAATCCCGGCGCCGTGCGCCAGGCGCTGGTGCAACTGGCCAGAGCCGAGAGCTGGCCGACCAATGGCGAGTCTTCAGCTTGAATTAAGCGCGAAACGCCATATTTAACTTCTACGGGAAGCCCGTCTTCCGCCAAGGACACTTCGACTCATGCGCGTGTTTCTGTTCCTCTTTCTGCTCTTTCCCATCATCGAGCTGGCCCTGCTGATCAAGGTCGGCAGCGCGATTGGCGTGCTGCCCACGCTGATGCTGGTGATCGGTACCGCGGTTCTCGGCAGCGTGCTGCTGCGCGTCGCCGGGGTGGCCACTGCCTGGCGCGCCCGTGAAAAACTCTCGCGCGGTGAGTTGCCCGAGCAGGAAATGCTCGAAGGCCTGCTGATTGCCGTCGGCGGCGGCCTGCTGTTGCTGCCGGGCTTCATCAGCGACATCTTCGGCGTGCTCTGCCTGATTCCCTTCACCCGCCGCCTGCTGGTGGGCAAGATTCGCCGCCGCGCCGAGGAACAGGCCCTGCGCCAGCGCGCCTTCTTCGACGACCAGGCGGCCCGCACCGGCAAGACCAAGCCCAATGTGCTCGAAGGCGAGTACGAGCGCCGCGACTGATCCATACAGCACCTGTAGGAGCCGGCTTGCCGGCGATCTCTCTGGCTGATCGCCGGCAAGCCGGCTCCTACGCAAAGTCGTCAGGCTGCGGTGCTTACCGCGAGTGCCGCCCCCTCTGAAACGCAAAAAATTTCATCCCCGCCCCTTGAAATACCCTTGCTCGCCCACATGTAGCAGTCACCGCAAGGTGCCTGCCCGCTGAGGCAGTCCGACTTTCGCGGTGCGCCCAGCGTGCCGCGCCCGGCCTCGCCGGATTTTACAAACCTGCCGACCAATCAAGAGTCGGCAAGTTGACCATTCAATTGTTAGGAGAGATCGACAATGAAGCTTCGTCCTCTGCATGACCGCGTCGTGATCCGTCGCAGCGAAGAAGAGACCAAAACCGCAGGCGGCATCGTGCTGCCGGGTTCGGCCGCCGAGAAGCCGAACCAAGGTGAAATCGTTGCCGTCGGTACCGGTAAGGTTCTGGATAACGGCGAAGTCCGTCCGCTGGCCGTCAAGGTCGGTGACAAGGTGGTATTCGGCCCGTACTCCGGCAGCAACACCGTCAAAGTCGACGGCGAAGACCTGCTGGTAATGGGCGAGAACGAAATCCTCGCTGTCGTCGAAGCCTGATTCCCACGAATCTCCGTTTAACCTTCAAGAATTTGAGGACTGATCAACATGGCTGCTAAAGAAGTCAAGTTTGGCGATTCCGCCCGCAAGAAAATGCTCATTGGCGTCAACGTACTGGCCGACGCCGTCAAAGCCACCCTCGGCCCGAAAGGCCGTAACGTGGTGCTGGCCAAATCCTTCGGCGCCCCGACCATCACCAAAGACGGTGTGTCGGTTGCCAAGGAAATCGAACTGAAAGACGCCTTCGAAAACATGGGCGCCCAACTGGTCAAGGACGTTGCGTCCAAGGCCAACGACGCTGCCGGTGACGGCACCACCACCGCTACCGTACTGGCTCAAGCCATCGTCAACGAAGGCCTGAAGTCCGTTGCTGCCGGCATGAACCCGATGGATCTGAAGCGCGGCATCGACAAGGCCACCATCGCCATCGTCGCCCAACTGAAAGAACTGGCCAAGCCGTGCACCGACACCAAGGCCATCGCCCAGGTCGGCACCATCTCCGCCAACTCCGACAGCTCCATCGGTGACATCATCGCCGAAGCCATGGAAAAGGTCGGTAAAGAAGGCGTCATCACCGTTGAAGAAGGCTCGGGCCTGGAAAACGAACTGTCCGTCGTAGAAGGCATGCAGTTCGACCGTGGCTACCTGTCGCCGTACTTCATCAACAAGCCGGACACCATGGTTGCCGAGCTGGAAGGCCCGCTGCTGCTGCTGGTCGACAAGAAGATCAGCAACATCCGCGAACTGCTGCCGGTTCTGGAAGCCGTTGCCAAGGCTGGTCGTCCGCTGCTGATCGTGGCTGAAGACGTCGAAGGCGAAGCCCTGGCTACCCTGGTCGTCAACAACATGCGCGGCATCGTCAAAGTCGCAGCCGTCAAGGCTCCGGGCTTCGGCGACCGCCGCAAGGCCATGCTGCAGGACATCGCAATCCTCACCGGCGGTACCGTGATCTCCGAAGAAGTTGGCCTGTCCCTGGAAAGCGCCACTCTGGAGCACCTGGGTAACGCCAAGCGCGTCGTGCTGAACAAGGACAACACCACCATCATCGATGGTGCTGGCGCCCAAGCCGACATCGAAGCCCGCGTGGCGCAGATCCGCAAGCAGGTCGAAGACACCACCTCCGACTACGACAAAGAGAAGCTGCAAGAGCGTCTGGCCAAGCTGGCCGGCGGTGTTGCCGTGATCAAGGTTGGCGCTGCCACCGAAGTCGAGATGAAAGAGAAGAAAGCCCGCGTTGAAGACGCCCTGCACGCTACCCGCGCTGCTGTGGAAGAAGGCGTGGTACCTGGCGGTGGCGTGGCCCTGGTGCGCGCTCTGCTGGCAATCGACGAGCTGAAAGGCGACAACGAAGACCAGAACGTCGGTATCGCTCTGCTGCGTCGCGCTGTCGAAGCGCCGCTGCGTCAGATCGTTGCCAACGCCGGCGGCGAGCCGAGCGTAGTGGTCGACAAGGTCAAGCAGGGTTCGGGCAACTTCGGCTTCAACGCCGCGACCGACACCTACGGCGACATGATCGAGATGGGTATTCTCGACCCGGCCAAGGTCACCCGTTCGGCCCTGCAAGCTGCTGCTTCCATCGGCGGCCTGATGATCACCACCGAGGCCATGGTTGCCGAAGCGGCTGACGACAAAGGCCCGGCCATGCCTGATATGGGTGGCATGGGCGGTATGGGTGGCATGGGCGGCATGATGTAAGCCACCCGGCTCCTTAGCAGTACCAAGAACCCCGCGCCAGTCGCGGGGTTTTTTTTGGCCTGCCATCCATGGCGGCCACCCTGAGGGCCGTCGCTACGCGACGTTAAAAATTTCTCCCGGAAATTTTTTATGCCCGACGAAAAGCGATACAGGCCGCAAAATCCGATCACATTACCGATGGACTCGGGAACGTTGTTTGCTTATGTTTTGTTACAACCCTGAACGACGTAGTCCCCGTTCACGAGACGAGTGCTGCGCACACCTCCAATAGAAGAACAAAAATATGGCCCTTTGCAGTACGAACGAGATTCCTCAGCAGGTATTCCAATACTGGTGGCAACAGCAAGGTGATTGGGTCGAAGAGCCCAACGCTCGCCGCGGCGGCAAAAGTGGTGTGCAGCGCCTGCTGGATGAAACTGGCGTGCTCTACGCCAAGAAACAGATCGGCCATATCTACCGCAGCCTGCTGCACCCACAGGGACGCCCGACCGTACTGCGCGAACGCAGTGCATTGCTGGCCCTGGACGCACTCGGCGTGCCCGTTCCCAAGCTGATCTACTGCGGCGTTGAACGCGACCCACAACAGGGCTGGCGGGGCCTGCTGGTGACCGCCGAGCTCGAAGGCTTCATGGACATCGAAAGCTGGTACGCCAAAGGCGGCCGCGAAGCCTGTGGCGAAACCGTACACACCGAGCTGCTGCAACTTGTTGGCGCGACTCTGGCGCGCATGCACCTGGGGCGCTGGCAGCACGGTTGCCTGTATGCCAAACATGTCTTCGTTAACCTTGCCGGCGAAACGCCGCAGGTTGCCCTGCTGGATCTGGAGAAAAGCCGTCGCCGCCTGACACGCGTCCAAGCTGCTCAGCACGACCTGCCTCAACTACGACGCCACAGCCCCTGGTCCGACGCCGACTGGCAGCAACTGCTGCAGGGCTATCGCCAGATCTTCGCCGATGGTGCCAAAGGCCTCGGCACGGCTATTGCCTGAACAAACGACTGCCGGCCTAGGGCCGGCAGTGTTTTTCCCGCAACACCTCGTTCCATCCGCATCACCCCCACCAGGAAGTGGCTCTACCTTGCACCTTTGCGCTGGGTAGCAAGCAGAGCTGCAGGCGACTGCAACTGCCAGGGCCGGCTGTTACAGGGGGCCTTAACGGGCACCTAAGGTTACGTCGATACGTTACCCGCAGCATTGTTGAACCAACCGACAAGGCCCGTGTCCCAGCACAGCCCCGGCTGGTGCCAGCTACGCGCTAAGACCGTTCGTCGCATGAGACGACGACAAGGCAATGGGTGATCTAGGTTTAGCGAACAGCGTTTGGCAGCGCTTTCAAGGGGTTAGCAAAATGAAATTAGAAATAGCACGAGGTTTGTTCCTGGGCCTCGCCCTCAGCGTAACGGCAATCGCCGCCGCAGCCTGGCAGGAGCCCGGCCCACGCGTGCTGGAAGCGCAAGCCTGCACCGCCGCAGAGCCCTGCCCCACCGCGCCTTTGCGCAAGCAAGTGCAGCCCGCCGCCAAA
This region includes:
- the groL gene encoding chaperonin GroEL (60 kDa chaperone family; promotes refolding of misfolded polypeptides especially under stressful conditions; forms two stacked rings of heptamers to form a barrel-shaped 14mer; ends can be capped by GroES; misfolded proteins enter the barrel where they are refolded when GroES binds), with the translated sequence MAAKEVKFGDSARKKMLIGVNVLADAVKATLGPKGRNVVLAKSFGAPTITKDGVSVAKEIELKDAFENMGAQLVKDVASKANDAAGDGTTTATVLAQAIVNEGLKSVAAGMNPMDLKRGIDKATIAIVAQLKELAKPCTDTKAIAQVGTISANSDSSIGDIIAEAMEKVGKEGVITVEEGSGLENELSVVEGMQFDRGYLSPYFINKPDTMVAELEGPLLLLVDKKISNIRELLPVLEAVAKAGRPLLIVAEDVEGEALATLVVNNMRGIVKVAAVKAPGFGDRRKAMLQDIAILTGGTVISEEVGLSLESATLEHLGNAKRVVLNKDNTTIIDGAGAQADIEARVAQIRKQVEDTTSDYDKEKLQERLAKLAGGVAVIKVGAATEVEMKEKKARVEDALHATRAAVEEGVVPGGGVALVRALLAIDELKGDNEDQNVGIALLRRAVEAPLRQIVANAGGEPSVVVDKVKQGSGNFGFNAATDTYGDMIEMGILDPAKVTRSALQAAASIGGLMITTEAMVAEAADDKGPAMPDMGGMGGMGGMGGMM
- a CDS encoding lipopolysaccharide kinase InaA family protein gives rise to the protein MALCSTNEIPQQVFQYWWQQQGDWVEEPNARRGGKSGVQRLLDETGVLYAKKQIGHIYRSLLHPQGRPTVLRERSALLALDALGVPVPKLIYCGVERDPQQGWRGLLVTAELEGFMDIESWYAKGGREACGETVHTELLQLVGATLARMHLGRWQHGCLYAKHVFVNLAGETPQVALLDLEKSRRRLTRVQAAQHDLPQLRRHSPWSDADWQQLLQGYRQIFADGAKGLGTAIA